The Silurus meridionalis isolate SWU-2019-XX chromosome 16, ASM1480568v1, whole genome shotgun sequence genome has a segment encoding these proteins:
- the LOC124398713 gene encoding suppressor of cytokine signaling 2-like codes for MGHTQCVSKSAKNEAFVAPSGNCRLDEHRAEQPWNPEIDPDLNPEKLDRGIRVKERRLEPNRVDSSEEAQRLQNAMTHLHESGWYWGSITAAEAKQLLNEALFGSFLIRDSSNPGYLLTLSVKTELGPTHLRIEYSNGHFGFDSVVMARPHLRQFKGAVDLVQYYTLAYRRQVAHRELGSDPDTPPTGTTENTLQLKLANPLRKEAPSLQHLCRVLINQHSHDHRDLPLPEKLKDYLREYPFVL; via the exons ATGGGGCACACACAGTGCGTCTCCAAGTCAGCGAAGAACGAAGCGTTCGTGGCCCCGAGTGGAAACTGCAGGCTCGATGAGCACCGTGCCGAGCAGCCCTGGAATCCTGAGATCGACCCGGACCTCAATCCTGAAAAACTTGATCGTGGAATACGAGTAAAGGAGCGCAGGCTGGAGCCGAACCGAGTGGATTCATCCGAGGAAGCCCAGAGATTACAGAATGCTATGACGCACCTTCACGAGTCGG GCTGGTACTGGGGCTCGATAACGGCAGCCGAGGCTAAGCAGCTTCTGAACGAGGCTCTGTTTGGATCCTTCCTCATAAGAGACAGCTCGAACCCGGGGTACCTCCTCACACTATCGGTGAAAACCGAGCTCGGGCCTACGCACCTGCGTATCGAGTACTCAAACGGTCACTTCGGCTTCGACTCGGTAGTGATGGCTCGGCCTCATCTCCGCCAGTTTAAGGGAGCGGTGGACTTGGTGCAGTATTACACTCTGGCTTATCGCAGGCAGGTGGCACACCGAGAGCTCGGTTCGGACCCCGATACCCCTCCGACCGGCACGACGGAAAACACACTGCAGCTGAAACTCGCCAATCCGCTGCGCAAGGAGGCACCCAGTTTACAGCACCTGTGTCGTGTCCTTATAAACCAGCACTCTCACGACCACAGAGATCTACCTTTACCTGAAAAGCTGAAAGACTACCTGCGGGAATATCCGTTTGTACTCTAG